Proteins encoded in a region of the Natator depressus isolate rNatDep1 chromosome 23, rNatDep2.hap1, whole genome shotgun sequence genome:
- the ASPDH gene encoding aspartate dehydrogenase domain-containing protein, translating into MCDGPARRKVGIVGFGHLGQYLVRRLQEEGPRHGLELAFVWNRDARKLQGQVPASLQLQDLARFPEREADLVVEVAHPCIVRDHGATFLSGADFMVGSPTSLADQATEMRLREAARRGGHTLYVPRGALWGGEDIQRMDDRGVLQGLKVTMIKHPDSFRLEGVLRERLGAARAVLYEGPVRALCPLAPNNVNTMAAACMAAPSLGFDGVQGCLIADPNLPDWHVVEVEVTGPSGERGDQAFTVTTSRRNPASPGAVTGAATFPSFWSSLLACQGHQGHVVLC; encoded by the exons ATGTGCGACGGGCCGGCCAGACGGAAGGTCGGGATCGTGGGCTTTGGACATTTGG GCCAGTATCTGGTCCGGAGGCTCCAGGAGGAGGGACCCCGGCACGGCCTGGAACTCGCCTTCGTCTGGAACCGGGATGCGcggaagctgcaggggcaggtgCCGGCTTCCCTCCAGCTGCAGGACCTGGCCCGGTTCCCTGAGCG CGAGGCGGATCTAGTGGTGGAAGTGGCTCATCCCTGCATTGTCCGGGACCACGGCGCGACCTTCCTGTCCGGGGCAGATTTCATG GTGGGCTCCCCCACGTCCCTGGCTGACCAGGCCACGGAGATGCGGCTGCGGGAAGCTGCCCGGCGTGGGGGGCACACGCTGTATGTGCCccggggggcgctgtggggcggcgAGGACATCCAGCGCATGGATGACAGGGGCGTGCTGCAG GGCCTGAAGGTGACCATGATCAAGCATCCGGACAGCTTCCGGCTGGAGGGGGTGCTGAGGGAGCGGCTGGGGGCCGCGCGGGCCGTGCTGTACGAGGGGCCCGTGCGGGCTCTCTGCCCGCTGGCCCCCAATAATGTCAACACCATGGCGGCCGCTTGCATGGccgcccccagcctgggcttCGATGGGGTCCAGGGGTGTCTCATTGCTGACCCCAA CCTCCCTGACTGGCATgtggtggaggtggaggtgaCCGGCCCATCCGGCGAGCGCGGGGACCAGGCCTTCACGGTCACCACCAGCCGCAGGAACCCGGCCTCCCCTGGAGCTGTCACTGGGGCAGCCACCTTCCCTTCGTTCTGGAGCAGCCTGCTGG CTTGCCAGGGCCACCAAGGGCATGTCGTTTTGTGCTGA
- the JOSD2 gene encoding LOW QUALITY PROTEIN: josephin-2 (The sequence of the model RefSeq protein was modified relative to this genomic sequence to represent the inferred CDS: inserted 1 base in 1 codon) yields MSAGPGGGPGVYHERQRRELCAVHALNNVLQQRRFTQEAAXEICKSLAPDARLNPHRSVLGTGNYDVNVIMAALQSLDFAAIWWDKRRPLEQLALSRVHGFIVNVPSNVSLGFVSLPVRRKHWIAVRQVGGTYYNLDSKLKAPACVGGEGELSPALSSEEGGGGARDPRTCGSVTKAQQLSVSLSGTVPAATQPPAPSPPPSAKHAARGGETDPA; encoded by the exons ATGTccgcggggccgggcggggggcccGGCGTCTACCACGAGCGCCAGCGCCGGGAGCTCTGCGCCGTGCACGCCCTGAACAACGTCCTGCAGCAGCGGCGCTTCACCCAGGAGGCGG ACGAGATCTGCAAGAG cctggcgCCGGACGCCCGGCTGAACCCCCATCGCAGCGTGCTGGGCACAGGCAACTACGACGTCAACGTGATCATGGCGGCGCTGCAGAGTCTGGACTTCGCGGCCATCTGGTGGGACAAGCGCCG gCCCCTGGAGCAGCTGGCGCTGAGCCGGGTTCACGGCTTCATCGTGAACGTGCCCTCCAACGTGTCCCTGGGCTTCGTGTCCCTGCCCGTGCGGCGTAAGCACTGGATCGCCGTGCGCCAGGTGGGAGGCACCTACTACAACCTGGACTCCAAGCTGAAGGCCCCGGCCTGTGTCGGCGGAGAGGGGGAGCTCAG CCCGGCCCTGTCCTCcgaggagggaggtgggggggcccGGGACCCCCGCACCTGCGGCAGCGTCACCAAGGCCCAGCAGCTGTCGGTGTCGCTCAGTGGCACCGTCCCAGCTGCCACTCagcccccggctccctcccctcCGCCGAGTGCCAAACACGCAGCTCGGGGCGGAGAGACGGACCCCGCTTAG